One stretch of Arachis hypogaea cultivar Tifrunner chromosome 20, arahy.Tifrunner.gnm2.J5K5, whole genome shotgun sequence DNA includes these proteins:
- the LOC112783917 gene encoding WUSCHEL-related homeobox 9: protein MASSNRHWPSMFKSKPTWQHDITITATSSSSSSTSSSSRTSPYSCDDRSPEPKPRWNPKPEQIRILESIFNSGMVNPPRDEIRKIRAQLQEYGQVGDANVFYWFQNRKSRTKHKLRHLHTKNNPPPPPPPSSTSSSSSDKSSSPPTTTTTTTSAATTNTYFYTHNHTATIPPPPPPPHVAAETFIFPLQHHQGNSTTTTITSSPQGLFFSELSNVVQAHHHQPSPPPPHQLMMHNVVGPCTSLLLSEIMMNNASKKDHHQEHASSNKSLKLMHHGGGHHHTPKLSFCVTPPTTTTATLVPPTTTPSLLTQDAVGTGDGSEKITVFINDVAFEVAAGPFNVREAFGEDAVLIHAITGQPLLTNQWGLTLHSLHHGASYYLLLHTLPHAPY from the exons atggcTTCTTCTAACAGACACTGGCCAAGCATGTTTAAGTCCAAGCCCACATGGCAGCATGATATCACTATCAccgccacttcttcttcttcttctagtactagtagtagtagtagaacCTCTCCTTACTCTTGCGACGACAGAAGCCCTGAGCCCAAGCCCAGGTGGAACCCAAAGCCCGAGCAGATTCGGATCCTGGAGTCCATATTCAACTCTGGGATGGTCAACCCTCCCAGGGATGAGATCAGGAAGATAAGGGCTCAGTTGCAAGAGTACGGTCAAGTTGGTGATGCCAATGTCTTCTACTGGTTCCAGAACCGCAAGTCTAGAACCAAACACAAGCTCCGCCACCTCCACACCAAGAATAACCCTCCTCCTCCACCTCCTCCGTCATCCacctcatcctcctcctctgaCAAGTCATCATCCCCAcccactactactactactactacttctGCTGCTACTACCAATACCTATTTCTATACCCACAATCACACCGCCACtattccaccaccaccaccgccgccGCACGTGGCCGCTGAGACTTTCATCTTCCCGCTGCAACATCATCAAGGTAAcagtactactactactataacATCATCCCCGCAAGGCCTTTTCTTCTCTGAGCTCTCCAATGTGGTGCAAGCTCATCATCATCAGCCGTCTCCACCACCACCTCATCAGCTCATGATGCATAACGTCGTTGGTCCCTGCACTAGTCTCTTGCTTAGTGAGATCATGATGAATAATGCTTCAAAGAAAGATCATCATCAAGAACATGCCAGCAGCAATAAGTCCCTCAAATTAATGCACCATGGCGGCGGCCACCACCACACACCAAAGCTTAGTTTCTGCGTCACTCCACCTACTACTACAACCGCCACTCTCGTCCCTCCCACCACCACACCATCACTCCTCACTCAAG ATGCAGTAGGCACTGGAGATGGAAGTGAGAAAATAACGGTGTTCATAAATGATGTGGCGTTTGAGGTGGCGGCGGGGCCATTCAATGTAAGGGAGGCATTTGGGGAGGATGCAGTCCTGATTCACGCCATCACTGGTCAACCTCTTCTCACTAACCAATGGGGTCTTACCCTCCACTCTCTCCACCATGGCGCTTCTTATTATCTGCTTCTACATACCCTCCCTCACGCACCTTATTAG